From Candidatus Nitricoxidivorans perseverans, the proteins below share one genomic window:
- the cheY gene encoding chemotaxis response regulator CheY: MPADPSKIKFLVVDDFSTMRRIVRNLLKELGFINVEEAEDGAVALQKLKAGGFDFVVSDWNMPNMDGLTLLQSVRADPVLKGLPFLMITAEAKKENIIAAAQAGASGYIVKPFTAGTLNEKLVKIFEKMGM, from the coding sequence ATGCCCGCAGACCCGAGCAAGATCAAGTTCCTGGTCGTCGACGATTTCTCGACGATGCGCCGCATCGTCAGGAATCTGCTCAAGGAGCTTGGTTTCATCAACGTCGAGGAGGCGGAGGATGGCGCCGTGGCGCTGCAGAAACTCAAGGCCGGCGGTTTCGATTTCGTCGTTTCCGACTGGAACATGCCGAACATGGACGGCCTGACGCTGCTGCAGTCGGTGCGCGCCGATCCGGTCCTCAAGGGCCTGCCATTCCTCATGATCACCGCCGAGGCCAAGAAGGAGAACATCATCGCCGCGGCCCAGGCCGGCGCCTCCGGCTACATCGTCAAGCCTTTCACCGCCGGTACCCTGAACGAGAAGCTGGTGAAGATTTTCGAGAAGATGGGAATGTGA
- a CDS encoding chemotaxis protein: MSATALSKPALNASPMGASLLESVDARTKLAGSNRMEILLFSLGTHEVFGINVFKVREVSKTPSITKAPNMPDGVEGLISLRGNVIPVVSLSRVMHLPDAPEGLGGSMMVTEYSKRTLGFLVHGVDRIIRVDWDKVRAPESVVTGGLHAYITAITELPDGKLVSIVDVEQILANTFGESVIGQIERLQAPDEFNVFFVDDSAVARKKIAEVLDKLGVAHKHALNGLEAWTRLSGMAAHAQQLGRPLREEVNLILVDAEMPEMDGYVLTKNIKSDSRFDGIPVVMHSSLSSEANRSMGRNVGVDAYCAKFDAEVLAETLRPLLLRSVRD, translated from the coding sequence ATGAGCGCCACCGCCCTGTCCAAGCCCGCCCTCAACGCCTCTCCGATGGGCGCCTCCCTGCTGGAGAGCGTCGATGCGCGCACCAAGCTGGCCGGCTCCAACCGCATGGAGATCCTGCTGTTTTCCCTCGGCACCCACGAGGTTTTCGGCATCAACGTCTTCAAGGTGCGCGAAGTCAGCAAGACGCCCTCGATCACCAAGGCGCCCAACATGCCCGACGGCGTCGAGGGCCTGATCAGCCTGCGCGGCAACGTGATTCCCGTGGTCTCCCTGTCCAGGGTGATGCACCTGCCCGACGCGCCTGAAGGGCTCGGCGGCTCCATGATGGTGACCGAATACAGCAAGCGCACCCTGGGGTTCCTGGTGCATGGCGTCGACCGCATCATCCGCGTCGATTGGGACAAGGTGCGCGCGCCGGAATCCGTGGTTACCGGCGGCCTGCATGCCTACATCACGGCGATCACCGAGCTGCCCGACGGCAAACTGGTCTCCATCGTCGACGTCGAGCAGATACTGGCCAACACCTTCGGCGAGTCCGTCATCGGCCAGATCGAACGCCTCCAGGCACCCGATGAGTTCAATGTTTTCTTCGTCGATGATTCCGCGGTGGCGCGCAAGAAGATCGCCGAGGTCCTCGACAAGCTGGGCGTCGCCCACAAGCATGCCCTGAACGGCCTGGAAGCCTGGACTCGCCTGTCGGGCATGGCCGCCCATGCCCAGCAACTCGGCCGCCCCCTGCGCGAGGAAGTGAATCTGATCCTGGTCGACGCCGAGATGCCCGAGATGGACGGCTATGTCCTGACCAAGAACATCAAGTCCGATTCACGCTTCGACGGCATTCCCGTGGTCATGCACTCGTCGCTGTCGTCCGAAGCCAACCGGTCGATGGGCAGAAATGTCGGCGTCGATGCCTACTGCGCCAAGTTCGATGCCGAAGTGCTGGCCGAAACCCTGCGCCCGCTGCTGTTGCGTTCCGTCCGAGACTGA
- a CDS encoding chemotaxis protein, which yields MSELLRNIDARTRLAGTNKLEILLFSLGADARTGRHETYGINVFKVREVMRTPPITAAPDMPAAVKGMVSLRGVLVPVVDLAEYAGIQPESPREIMIVTEYNGHTQGFLVEAVDTILRLDWSQMRVPPEMLTTNMGGLVTAVTELPDGRLVMLLDVERVLAETTKIDDEYQFTGIKPIGRDNLTVLFADDSSVARGQIQRTMEVLGLKYISTVNGRAAWDELLKIAEYAGSAGRKVSDAVQLILTDVEMPEMDGYILTKNIKSDPRFAGIPVIMHSSLSSMSNQQLGKSVGVDEYVPKFEPQRLAETLTRLLLGPGAAHAGN from the coding sequence ATGTCCGAACTACTCAGGAATATCGATGCGCGCACGCGCCTGGCCGGCACCAACAAGCTGGAGATTCTCCTGTTCTCGCTCGGCGCTGACGCGAGGACAGGGCGGCATGAAACCTACGGCATCAACGTCTTCAAGGTGCGCGAGGTGATGCGGACGCCGCCGATCACCGCGGCGCCCGACATGCCGGCGGCGGTCAAGGGCATGGTCTCCCTGCGGGGCGTCCTCGTACCGGTGGTCGACCTGGCCGAATATGCCGGCATCCAGCCGGAATCGCCGCGCGAAATCATGATCGTCACGGAATACAACGGCCACACCCAGGGCTTCCTGGTCGAGGCCGTCGACACCATCCTGCGGCTCGATTGGTCGCAGATGCGCGTGCCGCCGGAAATGCTGACCACCAACATGGGCGGGCTGGTCACCGCCGTCACCGAACTGCCCGACGGCCGCCTGGTCATGCTGCTCGATGTCGAGCGCGTGCTCGCCGAGACCACCAAGATCGACGACGAGTACCAGTTCACCGGCATCAAGCCGATCGGCCGCGACAACCTGACCGTTCTGTTCGCGGATGATTCCTCGGTGGCGCGCGGTCAGATCCAGCGCACAATGGAGGTCCTCGGCCTCAAGTACATCAGCACCGTGAATGGACGCGCGGCCTGGGACGAACTGTTGAAGATCGCCGAATATGCCGGCTCCGCCGGCCGCAAGGTCTCCGACGCCGTCCAGCTCATCCTCACCGACGTCGAGATGCCGGAAATGGATGGCTACATCCTGACCAAGAACATCAAGTCCGACCCCCGGTTTGCCGGCATACCGGTGATCATGCATTCGTCGCTGTCGTCCATGTCGAACCAGCAGCTGGGCAAGTCCGTCGGCGTGGACGAGTACGTGCCGAAATTCGAGCCGCAGCGCCTGGCCGAGACCCTGACCCGCCTGCTGCTGGGGCCGGGCGCGGCCCACGCCGGAAACTGA
- the motB gene encoding flagellar motor protein MotB, with product MSDDTQQPIVVKKIKKGGGGAHGGAWKIAYADFVTAMMAFFLLMWLLGSTTKGDLKGIADYFQTPLKVAMFGGSGSGDSSSLIKGGGADLTSTYGQVKKGDIEAEKKTINLQRLKEEFERMEKQRLADLKGELEALIEATPSLKAFKNQLLLDITSEGLRIQVVDEKNRPMFDSASSELKPYTRDILREIGKALNKVENRLSLSGHTDATPFAGGDRGFGNWELSTNRANASRRELVLGGMDDAKVMRVVGLASTVLYDKSDPHSPINRRISIVVLNKRTEEAILGDGRMEEVEGAEDAVEAIRGAAAPAQR from the coding sequence ATGAGCGACGATACCCAGCAGCCAATCGTTGTCAAGAAGATCAAGAAGGGCGGCGGCGGCGCGCACGGCGGCGCATGGAAGATCGCCTATGCCGACTTTGTGACGGCGATGATGGCCTTCTTCCTGTTGATGTGGCTGCTTGGCTCGACCACCAAGGGCGACCTCAAGGGCATCGCCGACTACTTCCAGACGCCGCTCAAGGTGGCCATGTTCGGCGGATCGGGTTCCGGCGACTCCTCCTCCCTGATCAAGGGGGGCGGCGCCGACTTGACCAGCACCTACGGCCAGGTGAAGAAGGGCGACATCGAGGCGGAGAAGAAGACCATCAACCTCCAGCGCCTGAAGGAGGAGTTCGAGCGCATGGAAAAGCAGAGGCTCGCCGATCTCAAGGGCGAGCTGGAGGCTCTGATCGAGGCGACGCCTTCCCTCAAGGCATTCAAGAACCAGCTCCTGCTCGACATCACCTCGGAAGGGTTGCGCATCCAGGTCGTCGATGAAAAGAACCGGCCGATGTTCGATTCGGCCAGCTCCGAGCTCAAACCCTATACGCGGGACATCCTGCGCGAGATCGGCAAGGCCCTGAACAAGGTGGAGAACCGCCTGTCGCTTTCCGGCCACACCGATGCGACGCCGTTCGCCGGCGGCGACCGTGGCTTCGGCAACTGGGAACTGTCTACCAACCGGGCCAACGCCTCGCGCCGCGAACTGGTGCTCGGTGGCATGGACGACGCCAAGGTGATGCGCGTCGTCGGCCTGGCCTCGACGGTTCTGTACGACAAGTCGGATCCCCACAGCCCGATCAACCGCCGCATCAGCATCGTCGTGCTCAACAAGCGCACGGAGGAGGCGATCCTGGGCGATGGCCGCATGGAGGAGGTCGAAGGCGCCGAGGATGCGGTGGAGGCCATCCGGGGCGCCGCGGCGCCGGCGCAGCGTTGA
- the motA gene encoding flagellar motor stator protein MotA, whose translation MSLLVGYVIILLSAVGTYAVHGSLAALWVPMEYLALIGLAIGGFVAGNGSKAFKATIAAVPTVLKGSPYGKALYMDLLAMLFEILAKVRKEGLMSIESDIENPEASPIFSKYPNISHDHHVMEFITDYLRMMVGGNLNAFEIENLMDLEIETHHQEAHLPAHIMSKAADGLPAFGIVVAVMGVVNVMGSVGEPPAVLGKMIGGALVGTFLGIIASYGFVAPIASQLEQKAEEGGKIYQCVKAVLLASMNGYAPQVAVEFGRKVLYSTDRPSFIEMEEDLKARKGK comes from the coding sequence ATGTCCCTGCTCGTAGGGTATGTGATCATCCTGTTATCCGCGGTCGGAACCTACGCCGTTCACGGCAGTCTGGCCGCATTGTGGGTGCCGATGGAATATCTGGCGCTCATCGGCCTCGCGATCGGCGGCTTCGTCGCGGGCAACGGATCCAAGGCTTTCAAGGCCACGATAGCCGCCGTGCCGACCGTGCTCAAGGGGTCGCCCTACGGCAAGGCGCTCTACATGGATCTTCTGGCCATGCTTTTCGAGATTCTGGCCAAGGTGCGCAAGGAGGGCCTGATGTCGATCGAGAGCGACATCGAGAATCCGGAGGCCAGCCCGATCTTCTCCAAGTACCCGAACATTTCCCATGACCATCATGTGATGGAATTCATCACCGACTACCTGCGCATGATGGTCGGCGGCAACCTCAATGCTTTCGAGATCGAGAATCTGATGGACCTCGAAATCGAGACACATCATCAGGAAGCGCATCTGCCGGCGCACATCATGTCGAAGGCCGCCGACGGCCTGCCGGCGTTCGGCATCGTCGTGGCGGTGATGGGCGTGGTGAACGTGATGGGCTCGGTGGGCGAACCGCCGGCGGTGCTCGGCAAGATGATCGGCGGCGCGCTGGTCGGCACCTTCCTCGGCATCATCGCCTCTTACGGGTTCGTCGCGCCGATCGCCAGCCAGCTCGAGCAGAAGGCCGAGGAAGGCGGCAAGATCTACCAGTGCGTCAAGGCGGTTCTCCTTGCCAGCATGAACGGCTATGCGCCGCAAGTAGCCGTCGAGTTCGGCCGCAAGGTGCTCTACTCGACCGATCGGCCGAGCTTCATCGAGATGGAAGAGGATCTCAAGGCGCGGAAAGGCAAGTAA
- the flhC gene encoding flagellar transcriptional regulator FlhC: MRNKSVISEARDIRLAVELIQLGARLQLLEAETNLSRERLLKLYKEVKGVSPPKGMLPFSTDWFMTWQPNVHASLFMAYFRFFGKHTRLSGLELIIKSYRMYLDKVTRTDMEVVLSLTRAWTMVRFFDAKMLQTATCRECGGEFVAHAFDPTRGYVCGLCHLPARAGKTRRAAETAVAAAC; this comes from the coding sequence ATGCGCAATAAGTCCGTCATTTCGGAAGCGAGAGACATCCGTCTGGCCGTCGAGTTGATCCAGCTCGGCGCCCGTTTGCAGCTGCTTGAAGCGGAGACCAACCTTTCCCGCGAACGCCTGCTCAAGCTCTATAAGGAAGTGAAGGGCGTCTCGCCGCCCAAGGGCATGCTGCCGTTCTCGACCGACTGGTTCATGACCTGGCAGCCGAACGTCCATGCCTCCCTGTTCATGGCCTATTTCCGCTTCTTCGGGAAGCACACCCGGCTCTCCGGCCTTGAGTTGATCATCAAGTCCTACCGCATGTACCTCGACAAGGTCACGCGCACCGACATGGAAGTCGTGCTGTCGTTGACCCGGGCCTGGACCATGGTGCGTTTCTTCGATGCCAAGATGCTGCAAACGGCCACCTGCCGCGAATGCGGCGGCGAGTTCGTGGCGCATGCCTTCGACCCGACGCGCGGGTACGTCTGCGGTCTTTGCCATCTGCCGGCTCGTGCCGGCAAGACCCGCCGGGCGGCCGAAACCGCCGTTGCCGCGGCCTGCTGA
- the flhD gene encoding flagellar transcriptional regulator FlhD yields MKSTDTYNDIKEVNLAYLMLAQNMVRSDRDAAIFRLGISEEIADILERLTPGQVLKMAGSDMLLCNFRFDDALLLDLLVNHERDRGVGRVHATILAAGKPLETMV; encoded by the coding sequence ATGAAGTCGACTGACACCTACAATGACATAAAGGAAGTCAATCTTGCCTACCTGATGCTGGCGCAGAACATGGTTCGCTCCGATCGCGATGCGGCCATTTTCCGGTTGGGCATCAGCGAAGAGATTGCCGACATCCTGGAGCGCCTGACGCCGGGGCAGGTACTGAAAATGGCCGGCTCCGACATGCTGCTGTGCAACTTCCGTTTCGATGATGCCTTGCTTCTCGATCTATTGGTCAATCACGAGCGCGACCGCGGCGTCGGTCGCGTGCACGCGACGATTCTCGCCGCTGGCAAGCCGCTCGAAACCATGGTTTAA
- a CDS encoding NUDIX hydrolase: protein MNFCCTCGAPVILCVPTGDSLPRHVCGACGTIHYRNPKLVVGALPEWEDRILLCRRAIEPRRGFWTLPAGFMENLESVAAAAVRETVEEACARIELGDMFSLISVPHISQVHVIYRARLLDLDFSPGEESLEVALFREDEIPWDRIAFRTIATTLRHYFADRKAGSFRLHTGEISPSPKTSSAGNQ from the coding sequence ATCAATTTCTGCTGCACCTGCGGCGCGCCCGTCATCCTTTGCGTGCCGACCGGCGATTCGCTGCCGCGCCATGTCTGCGGCGCCTGCGGCACCATCCATTACCGCAACCCCAAGCTGGTCGTCGGCGCCCTGCCCGAATGGGAAGATCGCATTCTGCTGTGCCGTCGGGCCATCGAGCCGCGCAGGGGGTTCTGGACGCTGCCGGCCGGTTTCATGGAAAACCTGGAGTCCGTCGCGGCCGCCGCCGTGCGCGAGACCGTCGAGGAGGCCTGCGCCCGCATCGAGCTGGGCGATATGTTCTCCCTGATCAGCGTGCCCCACATCAGCCAGGTTCACGTCATCTACCGCGCCCGGCTTCTCGATCTGGATTTCTCGCCAGGCGAGGAAAGCCTCGAAGTCGCCCTATTCCGCGAGGATGAGATTCCCTGGGACAGGATCGCCTTCCGCACCATCGCCACCACCCTGCGCCACTACTTCGCCGACCGCAAGGCAGGCTCCTTTCGTCTCCACACCGGAGAAATATCCCCATCCCCAAAGACAAGCAGTGCGGGCAATCAATAA